From the Candidatus Nomurabacteria bacterium genome, one window contains:
- the rsmI gene encoding 16S rRNA (cytidine(1402)-2'-O)-methyltransferase, producing MSTLFVVATPIGNLEDMTFRAIRILKEVSIIACEDTRTTKVLLDHYGIKTPTTSYHSHSTKGKEEHIIDLLKDGKDVALVSDAGTPAISDPGVLLVERVHKDLAGEVKIVAVPGASALTSAYSISGISGNEFTFLGFLPHKKGRETLFKEISESKRTVMFYESPHRIEKTIAELVKYLDKDRIVAISRELTKHFEEVVRGDAEYIQNYFLTNKDKVRGEFVVVVSGR from the coding sequence ATGTCTACACTTTTTGTTGTCGCAACTCCTATAGGCAATCTAGAAGATATGACTTTTAGAGCTATTCGAATACTCAAAGAAGTTTCTATAATTGCCTGTGAAGATACAAGGACCACAAAAGTTTTATTGGATCATTACGGTATAAAAACTCCTACTACTAGTTATCACAGTCACAGTACAAAAGGTAAAGAAGAACACATAATTGATCTTTTGAAAGATGGGAAAGACGTAGCACTCGTATCTGATGCAGGAACTCCTGCGATTTCTGATCCAGGAGTTTTACTTGTAGAGCGAGTTCATAAAGATTTGGCAGGTGAAGTAAAGATAGTAGCGGTTCCTGGTGCAAGTGCGCTAACTAGCGCTTACTCAATATCTGGTATAAGTGGAAATGAATTTACTTTTTTAGGTTTCTTGCCTCATAAAAAAGGTAGAGAAACTTTATTCAAAGAAATATCTGAATCAAAAAGGACTGTCATGTTTTATGAATCTCCTCATAGGATAGAAAAGACTATTGCAGAGCTTGTAAAATATTTAGACAAAGACCGTATAGTCGCAATTAGTCGGGAGCTTACAAAGCATTTTGAAGAAGTTGTTAGAGGAGATGCCGAATATATACAGAATTACTTTTTAACCAACAAAGACAAGGTTCGCGGAGAATTTGTGGTAGTGGTTAGTGGTAGATAA
- a CDS encoding DUF2177 family protein, with product MQYIYSFLISFVLFIGLDWVWIGNITRKFYSEALAPIGKMKDGLLTVNIAPALVVYVLLSFAFAYFIYPAIETKGLLTGVVSAFILGVCIYGVYEFTNYSTLAFWPKSLLIVDTLWGGVLSAIVAFMYYWIMRLFS from the coding sequence ATGCAATATATATATTCGTTTCTAATATCGTTTGTTTTGTTTATTGGGCTTGATTGGGTTTGGATAGGTAATATAACTCGCAAATTTTATTCAGAAGCACTCGCTCCAATAGGTAAAATGAAGGATGGATTGTTAACTGTAAACATAGCACCAGCTCTTGTGGTGTACGTACTACTTTCTTTTGCGTTTGCGTATTTTATATACCCAGCAATTGAGACTAAAGGGCTTTTGACAGGTGTAGTGTCCGCGTTTATTTTGGGGGTATGTATATATGGTGTATATGAATTTACAAATTACAGCACCCTAGCATTTTGGCCAAAGTCACTACTCATTGTCGATACTCTTTGGGGAGGAGTCCTGTCTGCTATAGTAGCCTTCATGTATTATTGGATTATGAGATTGTTTTCCTAA
- a CDS encoding rhodanese-related sulfurtransferase produces MKYTILLFYKYTKVKDPKVEMGMQRGISEVLGLTGRTIVAEEGINATLEGTTENIEKYITWMSGRRGFSDIHWKRSEGTGNAFPRLSVKVRPEIVSLHLGEEGDINPNKLTGKRLKPYELKKWYEENKDFYIVDMRNDYELKTGKFEGTIFPGLENFRDLREKVDALAELKDKTVLTVCTGGVRCEKASGFLKKEGFKDVYQLDGGIVSYMEKYPGENFKGSLYVFDGRVTMNFNGDKHEVVGRCDRCESPSEHYVNCGNLACHRHFICCENCLTESGEGFCSDECLAKKSENILTK; encoded by the coding sequence GTGAAATACACAATACTACTATTTTATAAATACACGAAGGTCAAGGACCCCAAGGTTGAAATGGGTATGCAAAGGGGCATATCTGAGGTTTTAGGGCTTACTGGACGCACTATAGTGGCAGAGGAGGGAATCAATGCGACTCTTGAAGGTACGACTGAGAATATAGAGAAATACATAACATGGATGAGTGGACGCCGAGGCTTTTCTGATATTCACTGGAAGAGAAGCGAAGGTACTGGTAATGCGTTTCCAAGGCTGTCTGTAAAGGTTCGTCCGGAAATTGTCTCACTTCATTTAGGTGAGGAGGGTGATATAAATCCAAATAAACTTACAGGTAAGAGATTGAAACCATACGAACTCAAAAAATGGTATGAAGAAAATAAAGATTTTTATATTGTAGATATGCGCAACGACTATGAGTTGAAAACTGGAAAATTTGAAGGAACGATTTTTCCTGGACTAGAAAATTTTCGTGATCTACGCGAAAAAGTAGACGCACTAGCTGAATTGAAAGACAAGACCGTTTTGACTGTATGTACTGGCGGAGTGCGTTGTGAAAAGGCTTCAGGATTTTTGAAAAAAGAAGGATTCAAAGATGTATACCAACTCGACGGTGGGATTGTAAGTTATATGGAAAAATATCCAGGTGAAAATTTCAAAGGAAGTTTATATGTTTTCGATGGGCGAGTGACTATGAATTTCAATGGTGATAAACACGAGGTTGTAGGTCGCTGTGATAGGTGTGAATCTCCATCTGAGCATTATGTAAACTGCGGAAACCTAGCATGCCACAGACATTTTATTTGTTGTGAAAATTGCTTAACAGAAAGTGGGGAAGGTTTTTGTTCAGATGAGTGTCTAGCCAAAAAATCTGAAAATATCTTAACCAAATAA
- a CDS encoding ribose-phosphate pyrophosphokinase, producing the protein MKNGKLKIFAGSTSHDLTTEIIAEIIKNNNDLGLKITDKEFFKFKCGEIMTRPLESVRGCDTFIIQSAFGDDVHSHIWESLILVDALKLASAGSICLVMPHMPYTRQDRKDKPRHPISARLLANQLERAGVNQFVTVKLHNPTIQGFFDIPCDNISTNSLIMDYIVEKYVRHNPDGYRLCGPDLGSTKPTRKIADRYHLSRVIYDKDRPGTNIVGEMTLIGDVEGCDVILIDDIFDTGNTIFTAKKSLMEKGAKSVILAITHMIGSDGGLDKLADQDFKEVIITDTIPIPKEKMFPGLKILSVAPRLADIIYRIHTGESVNGLVEDF; encoded by the coding sequence ATGAAAAATGGCAAATTAAAGATTTTTGCAGGGAGCACTTCTCATGATCTGACAACAGAGATTATTGCTGAGATAATCAAAAATAATAATGATCTTGGTTTGAAAATTACAGACAAGGAATTTTTCAAATTTAAGTGTGGCGAGATTATGACAAGACCTCTCGAATCAGTCAGAGGCTGTGATACTTTCATAATCCAGTCAGCGTTTGGGGATGATGTGCATTCTCATATTTGGGAATCATTGATTCTGGTTGATGCTTTGAAATTGGCGTCAGCGGGTTCTATATGTTTGGTAATGCCGCATATGCCGTATACTCGTCAGGATCGTAAAGACAAGCCTCGTCATCCGATCAGCGCAAGATTACTTGCCAATCAGTTAGAAAGAGCAGGAGTGAATCAGTTTGTAACAGTAAAACTTCACAATCCTACAATTCAAGGTTTCTTTGATATCCCGTGCGATAATATCAGCACGAATTCTTTGATCATGGATTACATTGTCGAAAAATATGTAAGACATAACCCTGACGGATATAGATTGTGTGGTCCTGACCTAGGGTCAACTAAGCCTACAAGAAAAATTGCAGACAGGTATCACTTATCGAGAGTAATTTACGATAAAGATCGTCCTGGTACAAATATTGTTGGCGAGATGACGTTGATTGGAGATGTCGAAGGATGCGATGTGATATTGATCGACGATATTTTCGACACTGGTAATACCATTTTCACCGCCAAAAAATCTCTTATGGAAAAAGGTGCTAAAAGCGTAATTCTCGCTATTACACACATGATAGGATCTGATGGTGGCTTAGACAAATTAGCAGATCAAGATTTTAAAGAAGTAATCATTACGGACACCATTCCTATTCCAAAAGAAAAAATGTTTCCAGGTTTGAAAATACTTTCTGTTGCTCCAAGACTTGCCGATATTATATATCGTATTCATACTGGAGAATCCGTTAATGGTCTAGTAGAAGATTTCTAA
- the atpC gene encoding ATP synthase F1 subunit epsilon, whose amino-acid sequence MSIKQLQLKIITPERIVLDEAVDQVVLPTGEGEITVLPGHIALISSLASGDIVARVNGEDVPMAVSGGFIEVSNDQVKILADFAEHVSDLSDDAVTKARARAEELKRMKDDASVVDFEHYEAELERSLTRVKIADKWKNRKYRM is encoded by the coding sequence ATGAGTATTAAACAATTACAATTAAAAATAATCACTCCAGAACGTATCGTCCTCGACGAAGCAGTCGATCAGGTTGTTTTGCCGACAGGAGAAGGGGAGATAACAGTTCTTCCAGGACACATCGCACTTATCTCCTCACTTGCTTCAGGCGACATTGTTGCTCGAGTAAATGGTGAAGACGTGCCGATGGCAGTCTCAGGAGGATTCATCGAAGTATCAAACGATCAAGTCAAAATACTTGCTGACTTCGCTGAGCATGTTAGTGATCTCTCAGACGATGCAGTAACCAAAGCTCGCGCACGTGCAGAAGAGCTCAAGCGCATGAAAGACGACGCATCTGTTGTCGACTTCGAGCACTACGAAGCCGAACTCGAACGTTCTCTCACTCGAGTCAAAATCGCTGACAAATGGAAGAATAGAAAATATCGAATGTAA
- the atpD gene encoding F0F1 ATP synthase subunit beta, with the protein MKGKITSIIGPVVDVEFAENLPAIYNALTVDNGGKMLTLEVEQHVGGNVVRAIAMDTTDGLARGQVVTDTGAPISVPVGAPVLGRMFNVLGEQIDGKEEVNKTAKLSSIHRNAPEFVDQSTKTEILETGIKVIDLICPVVKGGKVGLFGGAGVGKTVVIQELIHNIASNHGGYSVFAGVGERTREGNDLYHEMKDSGVLDKVAMVFGQMNEPPGARMRVALTGLTMAENFRDEEGKDVLFFIDNIFRFTQAGSEVSALLGRIPSAVGYQPTLASEMGAMQERITSTNKGSVTSVQAVYVPADDLTDPAPATTFAHLDSTVVLNRSLSELGIYPAVDPLDSSSTILDPNIVGKEHYETAREVQRILQRYKDLQDIIAILGMEELSQEDKDLVTRARKIQKFLSQPFFVAEQFTGAPGQYVSLADTVRSFREILDGKHDDKPEQEFYMKGAL; encoded by the coding sequence ATGAAAGGAAAAATCACATCAATTATTGGGCCGGTCGTCGACGTAGAATTCGCTGAGAATCTACCAGCCATTTACAATGCGCTTACTGTAGACAATGGAGGTAAAATGCTCACACTCGAAGTCGAGCAACACGTGGGAGGCAACGTTGTTCGTGCCATTGCTATGGATACGACAGACGGTCTTGCTCGCGGACAGGTTGTTACAGACACAGGAGCACCTATTTCTGTTCCGGTCGGTGCGCCTGTGCTTGGAAGAATGTTCAACGTACTTGGAGAACAAATTGACGGAAAAGAGGAAGTGAATAAGACTGCAAAGCTCTCTTCTATCCACCGCAATGCACCAGAGTTCGTAGATCAGTCTACAAAGACTGAGATTCTCGAAACTGGTATCAAAGTTATCGACCTTATCTGTCCGGTTGTAAAAGGAGGAAAGGTGGGACTCTTCGGAGGAGCGGGTGTCGGCAAGACTGTCGTCATCCAAGAGCTCATCCACAACATCGCTAGTAACCACGGAGGATATTCAGTGTTCGCCGGTGTCGGAGAGCGTACTCGTGAAGGAAACGACCTCTACCACGAAATGAAAGACTCAGGCGTGCTCGACAAAGTGGCCATGGTGTTCGGTCAGATGAACGAACCACCAGGAGCTCGTATGCGTGTGGCTCTCACAGGTCTTACAATGGCCGAGAACTTCCGTGATGAAGAAGGAAAGGATGTGCTTTTCTTCATCGACAACATCTTCCGCTTCACACAAGCAGGTTCTGAAGTGTCAGCGCTTCTCGGACGTATCCCGTCTGCTGTGGGTTACCAACCAACACTCGCATCAGAAATGGGAGCGATGCAAGAACGCATCACTTCAACAAACAAAGGTTCTGTTACTTCTGTGCAAGCAGTCTACGTGCCAGCTGACGACCTTACTGATCCAGCTCCAGCTACGACATTTGCCCACCTCGACTCTACAGTGGTTTTGAACCGTTCACTTTCTGAGCTCGGTATTTATCCAGCTGTGGACCCTCTTGACTCATCTTCTACCATTCTCGATCCAAACATAGTTGGAAAAGAACACTATGAAACTGCTCGTGAAGTACAACGCATCTTGCAACGTTACAAGGATCTTCAAGACATCATCGCGATTCTCGGTATGGAAGAACTTTCTCAAGAAGACAAAGACCTCGTCACTCGCGCGCGCAAGATCCAGAAATTCCTCTCACAGCCATTCTTCGTCGCAGAACAATTCACTGGAGCGCCGGGACAATATGTCTCACTTGCTGACACAGTGCGTTCATTCCGTGAGATCCTCGATGGCAAGCATGATGATAAGCCCGAGCAGGAGTTTTATATGAAAGGGGCGCTTTAA
- the atpG gene encoding ATP synthase F1 subunit gamma, protein MAGSLDIKRRIKSVKNTKKITKAMELVSASKMKRAVNATLSARPYARASWEILESLSAISTESEHPLLKKREVKNVLVVLISSNRGLCGAYNAQIIRRVIDMIKNDTEVNLSFVAVGKKGEAALRRIGQNIVASFTELPDNATLRDVAPIGNLLIEDFANGSFDKVYIAYTDFVSALVSKPTIKPILPISKTEVKESVEHLGKNDSEPSVVSEPSTVSYVFEPGYDALMSKLVEKIARAQVYQMILESSASEQSSRMMAMKNASEAAGEMIDDLTLAFNKARQAAITKEISEISAGMASVS, encoded by the coding sequence ATGGCAGGATCACTAGACATTAAGCGCCGAATCAAATCGGTCAAAAACACGAAGAAGATAACCAAAGCGATGGAGCTGGTTTCTGCTTCCAAAATGAAGCGTGCAGTCAACGCAACTCTTTCTGCTCGTCCATATGCACGAGCATCATGGGAAATACTCGAGTCTTTGTCTGCTATTTCAACAGAAAGCGAGCATCCGCTACTCAAAAAGCGCGAGGTCAAGAATGTTCTTGTTGTTCTCATTTCATCCAATCGTGGACTCTGTGGTGCATACAATGCACAGATCATCCGACGTGTTATTGATATGATAAAAAACGACACAGAAGTTAATCTGAGTTTCGTTGCTGTTGGAAAAAAAGGAGAAGCAGCGCTTCGTCGTATCGGACAAAACATCGTAGCATCATTTACAGAACTTCCAGACAACGCAACACTTCGTGACGTTGCACCAATCGGAAACCTTTTGATTGAAGATTTTGCAAATGGTTCATTTGATAAAGTGTATATTGCATATACAGACTTTGTTTCCGCTCTCGTTTCCAAACCAACAATCAAACCAATTCTCCCAATATCTAAAACTGAAGTGAAAGAGTCTGTTGAACATTTGGGTAAAAATGATTCTGAGCCTTCTGTAGTCTCAGAACCGTCAACTGTAAGTTATGTCTTCGAACCGGGCTACGACGCTCTTATGTCAAAGCTTGTTGAAAAGATTGCACGAGCGCAGGTATACCAGATGATTCTAGAATCTTCTGCATCTGAACAGTCTTCTCGCATGATGGCGATGAAGAATGCTTCGGAGGCTGCTGGGGAGATGATCGACGATCTGACACTAGCGTTCAACAAAGCACGCCAGGCTGCGATCACAAAAGAAATATCAGAAATTAGTGCCGGTATGGCGAGTGTGAGTTAA
- a CDS encoding F0F1 ATP synthase subunit alpha, which translates to MSNTKHIIEQLKSEIAGFHGDVTREEIGTVLEVGDGIARVSGLRGVKMSEMVTFEGGATGVALNLEDDTVGIIVLGSQTGIKEGQEVRLTGRILEIGVGDSIIGRVVDPLGKPIDGKGDFKVEKTMPIESVAPGVISRQSVDQPVQTGIKAIDALVPVGRGQRELIIGDRQTGKTAIAIDAILNQRGQNMTCVYVAIGQKDSKLRALETRLREAGAMDYTVIVSAGASDPSPMQYLAPYAGVTVAEYFMHKGQDVLIIYDDLSKHAVAYREISLLLRRPPGREAYPGDVFYLHSRLLERACRRNKEHGGGSITALPIIETQAGDISAYIPTNVISITDGQIFLETDLFYKGVRPAVNVGFSVSRVGGSAQIKAMKKVAGTLKLDLAQFRELEAFSQFGSDLDQATRNQIERGRRAVELLKQTQYSPMLVQHQVVSLYALTRGYMDTIPVAKIKEFEAGLIDYVEANCKEFIADVVEKKMWEDASEAKLKETIESFKSTFN; encoded by the coding sequence ATGTCCAACACAAAACACATAATTGAACAATTGAAAAGTGAAATCGCCGGTTTCCATGGTGATGTTACTCGTGAAGAAATCGGAACAGTGCTCGAAGTCGGTGACGGTATCGCGCGCGTGTCTGGTCTTCGTGGAGTTAAAATGTCAGAAATGGTTACTTTTGAAGGTGGTGCAACTGGTGTTGCTCTAAACCTTGAAGACGACACAGTGGGTATTATCGTCCTAGGAAGTCAGACTGGTATCAAAGAAGGCCAGGAAGTTCGTCTTACAGGGCGTATTCTTGAAATCGGAGTAGGCGACAGTATTATTGGACGTGTTGTTGATCCACTTGGAAAGCCAATCGATGGTAAGGGTGATTTTAAAGTTGAAAAAACAATGCCTATCGAATCTGTTGCTCCGGGTGTTATCTCACGACAGTCAGTCGACCAACCAGTGCAAACAGGTATCAAGGCTATCGACGCACTCGTACCAGTTGGACGAGGACAGCGCGAACTTATTATCGGTGACCGTCAAACTGGAAAGACCGCTATTGCTATCGATGCAATACTAAACCAGCGTGGTCAGAATATGACTTGTGTGTATGTCGCTATCGGACAAAAAGATTCAAAACTTCGCGCACTCGAGACTCGTCTACGTGAAGCAGGGGCGATGGACTACACTGTTATCGTCTCAGCTGGAGCATCTGATCCATCTCCGATGCAATACCTTGCACCGTACGCAGGTGTGACTGTTGCAGAATACTTCATGCACAAAGGACAAGACGTACTCATTATCTACGATGATCTTTCAAAGCATGCAGTTGCATATCGCGAAATCTCACTTCTTCTTCGCCGTCCACCAGGACGTGAAGCGTATCCTGGAGATGTTTTCTACCTTCACTCACGACTTTTGGAGCGTGCGTGTCGACGAAACAAGGAACACGGAGGCGGATCTATCACAGCTCTTCCTATCATCGAAACTCAAGCTGGAGACATCTCTGCATACATCCCAACAAACGTGATCTCTATTACTGACGGACAAATATTCTTGGAAACCGATCTTTTCTACAAAGGTGTACGTCCTGCGGTCAACGTCGGATTCTCTGTGTCACGTGTGGGAGGTTCTGCTCAAATCAAAGCTATGAAGAAAGTTGCAGGTACACTCAAGCTCGACCTTGCACAGTTCCGTGAACTCGAAGCGTTCTCACAATTCGGTTCAGACCTCGACCAAGCCACTCGTAACCAAATCGAACGCGGACGTCGCGCAGTTGAACTATTGAAGCAAACACAATACTCACCAATGCTCGTCCAGCACCAAGTGGTATCTCTCTACGCACTCACACGTGGATATATGGACACGATCCCTGTAGCAAAGATCAAGGAATTTGAAGCAGGGCTTATCGACTATGTAGAAGCAAACTGTAAAGAATTTATTGCTGATGTTGTTGAGAAGAAAATGTGGGAGGATGCAAGTGAAGCTAAATTAAAAGAAACAATTGAGAGTTTTAAGAGTACGTTTAATTAA
- a CDS encoding F0F1 ATP synthase subunit delta: MKKHSTTEYADILYEVSKGHSVEDVSKIVHTYARFLKKRKMLGKLGSILTKFEKIASGQQKIVYAKLITPEKISESHEKEIIRIFKKEVGADDVEVDKKIDKTLLAGWKVKTNEYLIDASLSGRINRFRQALTK, encoded by the coding sequence ATGAAAAAACACAGCACAACAGAATACGCTGATATTTTGTACGAAGTATCAAAAGGACATAGCGTAGAAGATGTATCAAAGATAGTACATACATACGCGCGATTTCTAAAAAAAAGAAAGATGCTCGGTAAGCTTGGTAGTATACTTACCAAATTTGAGAAAATCGCATCGGGTCAACAAAAGATAGTGTATGCGAAACTTATAACTCCTGAAAAAATATCCGAGTCTCATGAAAAAGAAATAATTCGCATTTTTAAAAAAGAAGTAGGAGCAGATGATGTAGAAGTAGATAAAAAAATAGACAAAACACTTCTTGCGGGATGGAAAGTAAAAACAAACGAGTACCTGATTGACGCAAGCTTGAGTGGTCGAATAAACAGATTTAGACAAGCACTAACCAAATAA